In Streptococcus dysgalactiae subsp. dysgalactiae, the following are encoded in one genomic region:
- a CDS encoding aminoacyltransferase codes for MYTYKIGISPEEHDQFVLSHPQVNLLQSSDWGHVKDNWKHERIGFYEDGIQVAAAACLIRPLPLGFSMIYIPRGPIMDYANFELLDFVIKTLKIFGKSKRALFVKMDPSLQIKQSFLGVDSEENDFTLSIIAFLKQLGLEWSGRTKKLDETIQPRVQANIYAKDFEFENLSKKAKQSIRTATNKGVEIIFGGAELLDDFSSLMAKTEERKGIILRGQSYYHKLLTTYANYSYITMAFLDLPKQQALLSQQLDKASAEQAKFNEKSKPSKVTENQKTIERLEKELAVLNTQLLKGQERIPLAATLTLIYGDTSENLYAGMDDDYRNYQAPLLTWYHTAKEAFQRGCRWHNLGGVENQLNGGLYHFKARLNPTIEEFAGEFNIPVNTISKLATAAYNLRKKIRSTHH; via the coding sequence ATGTATACGTATAAAATTGGAATATCTCCTGAAGAACACGATCAATTTGTCTTGTCTCATCCTCAAGTAAACCTGCTACAAAGTTCGGATTGGGGACACGTCAAAGATAATTGGAAACATGAACGGATTGGGTTTTACGAAGATGGCATTCAAGTAGCCGCTGCTGCTTGCTTGATCAGGCCACTTCCTCTTGGGTTTAGCATGATTTATATCCCTCGTGGACCAATTATGGATTACGCCAATTTTGAACTCCTTGATTTTGTGATTAAAACCCTCAAAATTTTTGGAAAAAGCAAGCGCGCTCTCTTTGTTAAAATGGACCCAAGTTTACAAATCAAACAGTCATTTTTAGGAGTAGATAGTGAAGAAAATGACTTCACCCTCTCAATCATCGCTTTTTTAAAACAACTTGGGCTGGAATGGTCTGGGAGAACAAAAAAGCTTGATGAAACGATTCAACCAAGAGTACAGGCTAATATCTACGCCAAAGACTTTGAGTTTGAGAACCTGTCCAAAAAAGCAAAACAATCCATTCGCACTGCGACCAACAAAGGGGTTGAGATTATTTTCGGAGGAGCTGAATTGCTAGATGATTTTTCTAGCCTCATGGCTAAGACAGAAGAGCGAAAAGGGATTATTTTACGGGGGCAGTCCTATTATCATAAGTTACTGACCACTTATGCTAATTACTCTTACATTACCATGGCCTTCCTAGATTTACCCAAACAGCAAGCTCTTCTTTCTCAACAATTAGACAAAGCAAGCGCAGAACAAGCCAAATTTAATGAAAAAAGCAAGCCTAGCAAAGTCACTGAGAATCAAAAGACTATTGAGCGACTTGAGAAAGAGCTAGCAGTCTTAAATACACAACTTTTAAAAGGACAAGAGCGTATTCCTTTAGCTGCGACCTTAACCTTAATTTATGGGGATACCTCAGAAAATCTTTATGCTGGAATGGATGATGATTACCGCAACTATCAAGCCCCCCTACTTACCTGGTATCATACGGCTAAGGAAGCCTTTCAGCGAGGCTGCCGATGGCATAATCTGGGGGGGGTGGAAAACCAGTTAAATGGCGGCCTCTACCATTTCAAAGCTAGATTAAACCCAACCATCGAAGAATTCGCCGGTGAATTTAATATTCCTGTGAACACCATCTCCAAATTAGCTACTGCCGCTTATAACCTACGAAAAAAAATAAGGAGCACACACCACTGA
- the yidA gene encoding sugar-phosphatase translates to MSIKLVAVDIDGTLITDDRRITDDVFQAIQEAKAQGVHVVVATGRPITGVVSLLEQLELNHQGNHVITFNGGLVQDAETGEEVVKELMTYEDYLEIEYLSRKLGIHMHAITKEGIFTANRNIGKYTVHESTLVNMPIFYRTPEEMTGKEIIKIMMVDDPELLDEAIKLIPQNFFDHYTIVKSTPFYLEFMPKTVSKGNAIKHLAEKLGLDMSQTMAIGDAENDRAMLEVVANPVVMENGVPELKKIAKYITKSNNDSGVAHAIREWVLK, encoded by the coding sequence ATGTCTATCAAATTGGTTGCTGTCGATATTGACGGCACATTAATCACCGATGACCGCCGTATCACCGATGACGTTTTTCAAGCTATCCAAGAAGCTAAGGCTCAAGGTGTCCATGTGGTAGTTGCTACTGGCAGACCTATTACCGGAGTAGTTTCATTACTCGAACAGTTAGAACTTAATCATCAAGGAAACCACGTCATTACCTTTAATGGCGGATTGGTGCAAGATGCTGAGACTGGCGAAGAAGTTGTTAAAGAATTGATGACTTATGAAGACTATTTAGAGATTGAATACTTAAGCCGAAAACTAGGCATACATATGCATGCGATTACCAAAGAAGGTATCTTTACCGCTAATCGTAATATTGGCAAATACACCGTGCACGAGTCAACTTTAGTAAACATGCCGATTTTCTACCGAACTCCAGAGGAAATGACAGGTAAAGAAATCATCAAGATTATGATGGTCGATGACCCCGAATTGCTGGACGAAGCAATCAAGCTTATCCCTCAAAACTTCTTTGATCACTACACGATTGTCAAGTCAACACCGTTCTACTTAGAGTTTATGCCCAAAACCGTCAGCAAAGGTAATGCCATTAAACATTTAGCTGAAAAGCTTGGACTAGACATGTCACAAACCATGGCCATTGGTGATGCTGAGAATGATCGTGCCATGCTAGAAGTTGTTGCCAACCCTGTTGTGATGGAAAATGGGGTTCCTGAATTAAAAAAAATTGCCAAGTATATCACTAAATCAAACAATGACAGTGGTGTGGCACATGCTATTCGCGAGTGGGTGTTAAAATAA
- a CDS encoding HD domain-containing protein, which yields MNEKVFRDPVHNYIHINHQLIYDLVNTKEFQRLRRIKQVPTTAFTFHGAEHSRFSHCLGVYEIARRVTEIFEEKYPDNWNKDESLVTMTAALLHDIGHGAYSHTFETLFHTDHEAFTQEIITNPKTEINAILVRHSPDFPGKVASVINHTYPNKQVVQLISSQIDCDRMDYLLRDSYFSAANYGQFDLMRILRVIRPVDGGIVFDRSGMHAVEDYIVSRFQMYMQVYFHPASRAVELILQNLLKRAKTLYPEQKAYFQKTAPGLIPFFEKNAKLTDYLSLDDGVMNTYFQVWMASEDHILSDLAGRFINRKILKSVTFDQESQEDLERLRQLVEAVGFDPDYYTGIHVNFDLPYDIYRPELANPRTQIEMVQQDGSRAELSQLSPIVKALTGTTYGDRRFYFPKEMLELDDLFASSKEAFISYISNGHFHFSN from the coding sequence ATGAATGAAAAAGTATTTCGCGACCCCGTTCACAACTATATCCATATTAATCATCAGCTTATTTATGATCTTGTTAATACCAAAGAATTTCAACGGTTACGACGCATCAAGCAGGTACCTACAACTGCGTTTACGTTTCATGGAGCAGAGCATAGCCGCTTTTCCCATTGTCTAGGGGTGTATGAAATTGCCCGGCGTGTCACCGAAATCTTCGAGGAAAAATATCCTGATAATTGGAACAAAGATGAAAGTCTTGTTACCATGACGGCTGCCCTCCTACATGACATTGGTCATGGTGCTTATTCCCACACCTTTGAGACTCTCTTTCATACAGACCATGAGGCCTTTACTCAAGAGATTATTACTAATCCTAAAACGGAGATTAATGCTATTTTAGTGCGTCATTCTCCTGATTTTCCGGGTAAGGTTGCTAGTGTCATCAACCATACCTATCCTAATAAACAAGTCGTTCAGCTCATTTCTAGCCAAATTGATTGTGATCGCATGGATTATCTGCTGAGAGACTCTTACTTCTCTGCTGCCAATTATGGCCAGTTTGATTTGATGCGAATTCTACGAGTGATTCGTCCTGTTGACGGGGGAATCGTCTTTGACCGCAGTGGCATGCATGCTGTGGAAGACTATATCGTGAGCCGATTTCAAATGTACATGCAGGTTTACTTTCATCCTGCTAGCCGTGCCGTGGAACTTATCTTGCAAAACCTTCTTAAACGGGCTAAAACCTTATATCCTGAGCAAAAAGCCTATTTCCAAAAAACAGCGCCTGGTCTTATTCCTTTCTTTGAGAAAAATGCCAAACTAACCGATTACCTTTCTTTAGATGATGGGGTAATGAACACTTACTTCCAAGTTTGGATGGCAAGCGAAGACCATATTTTATCAGATTTAGCTGGTCGCTTCATCAACCGAAAAATTCTCAAATCGGTCACCTTTGATCAAGAGTCACAAGAAGATTTAGAGCGCTTACGACAGCTAGTGGAGGCTGTAGGTTTTGACCCTGATTATTACACTGGTATCCATGTTAACTTTGACCTACCTTATGATATTTACCGACCAGAACTAGCAAATCCAAGAACTCAAATCGAAATGGTACAACAAGATGGCAGCCGTGCTGAATTGTCACAATTATCACCTATTGTCAAAGCCCTAACAGGTACCACTTACGGAGATCGCCGCTTTTATTTTCCAAAGGAAATGTTAGAGCTAGATGATCTGTTTGCCTCTAGTAAGGAAGCCTTTATTAGTTACATTTCCAATGGACACTTTCACTTCAGTAATTAA
- a CDS encoding YwiB family protein encodes MKLQIRNHIRFGDDTEIIHEVHDAEWRQKGDYQYLIYQNDEKEKVVIKYNENELTMSRFSTPQSIMKFFAGKKVLIALPTPMGIQQFLTDTRHYQLNHERQHLTLHYDLLQVHTEASFASYQLELTWTFPETDDE; translated from the coding sequence ATGAAATTACAGATAAGGAATCATATTCGATTTGGGGATGACACAGAAATCATCCATGAAGTTCACGATGCTGAGTGGCGACAAAAAGGTGATTACCAATACCTGATTTATCAAAATGATGAGAAAGAGAAAGTTGTTATCAAGTATAATGAGAACGAATTAACCATGAGCCGTTTTTCGACCCCTCAGTCCATCATGAAATTTTTTGCAGGTAAAAAGGTTTTGATTGCCTTACCTACGCCGATGGGGATTCAACAGTTTTTAACAGATACCAGACATTACCAATTGAATCATGAGAGACAACATTTGACTCTTCATTATGACTTATTACAAGTTCATACGGAAGCATCTTTTGCCAGTTATCAACTGGAGTTAACTTGGACCTTTCCTGAGACTGATGACGAGTAA
- a CDS encoding cation-translocating P-type ATPase: protein MSKEQRHEAFYTQSEETVLAQLETSREGLTSVQAKERLAEYGRNELDEGEKRSLFMKFLDQFKDLMIIILIVAALLSVLTEGMEGLTDAIIILAVVILNAAFGVYQEGQAEAAIEALKSMSSPLARIRRDGHVIEVDSKELVPGDIVLLEAGDVVPADMRLLEVNSLKIEEAALTGESVPVEKDLSIAVSEDAGIGDRVNMGYQNSNVTYGRGIGVVTNTGMYTEVGHIAGMLANADETDTPLKQNLDNLSKILTYVILIIAAVTFAVGVFLRGQHPLEGLMTSVALAVAAIPEGLPAIVTVVLSLGTQVLAKRNAIIRKLPAVETLGSTEIIASDKTGTLTMNQMTVEKVYTNGTLQSSSADIAFDDNTLRVMNFANDTKVDPSGKLIGDPTEKALVQFGLDHNFDVREAMVAEPRVAELPFDSDRKLMSTIHKQADGKYFIAVKGAPDQLLKRVTQIEENGQIRPITDADKQAILDTNKSLAKQALRVLMMAYKYSDALPTLETEVVEANLVFSGLVGMIDPERPEAAQAVKVAKEAGIRPIMITGDHQDTAEAIAKRLGIIEEDGIDHVFTGAELNELSDEEFQKVFKQYSVYARVSPEHKVRIVKAWQNEGKVVAMTGDGVNDAPSLKTADIGIGMGITGTEVSKGASDMVLADDNFATIIVAVEEGRKVFSNIQKTIQYLLSANMAEVFTIFLATLFGWDVLQPVHLLWINLVTDTLPAIALGVEPAEPGVMKHKPRGRKSSFFDGGVKEAILYQGAFQTMLVLGVYGFALMFPEHTSYHDVHADALTMAYVTLGLIQLVHAYNVKSVYQSIFTVGLFKNKLFNYSIPVAFVALMSTVVVPGFNKFFHVTHLTITQWLVVVIGSLLMVVLVELVKAVQRSLGQDEKAI, encoded by the coding sequence TTGTCTAAAGAACAAAGACATGAAGCGTTTTATACGCAAAGTGAAGAGACCGTACTGGCTCAATTAGAGACCAGTCGCGAAGGCCTTACGTCTGTACAAGCAAAAGAGCGCTTAGCAGAGTATGGACGTAATGAGCTTGATGAAGGCGAAAAACGAAGTTTATTCATGAAATTCCTTGATCAATTCAAAGATTTGATGATTATTATTTTAATTGTAGCTGCCCTTCTTTCAGTTCTTACAGAGGGGATGGAAGGCTTGACAGATGCCATCATTATCTTGGCCGTTGTTATCCTAAATGCCGCTTTTGGTGTTTACCAAGAGGGACAAGCTGAAGCTGCTATTGAAGCCTTGAAATCAATGTCAAGTCCACTTGCTCGTATTCGCCGTGATGGCCACGTGATCGAAGTGGATTCTAAAGAATTGGTTCCTGGAGATATTGTCTTGCTAGAAGCAGGAGATGTTGTCCCTGCTGATATGCGCTTGTTGGAAGTTAACTCTTTAAAAATCGAGGAAGCAGCTCTTACTGGAGAATCTGTACCGGTTGAGAAAGATTTATCAATAGCTGTTTCAGAAGATGCAGGTATTGGTGACCGTGTCAATATGGGATATCAAAACTCAAACGTCACATACGGTCGCGGAATCGGAGTTGTTACCAACACTGGAATGTATACAGAGGTTGGGCATATTGCTGGCATGCTTGCTAATGCTGATGAAACAGATACACCATTGAAGCAAAACCTTGACAATCTTTCTAAGATTTTGACTTATGTGATCCTTATTATTGCAGCAGTGACTTTTGCTGTGGGAGTATTCTTGCGTGGGCAACACCCTCTTGAAGGCTTGATGACTTCCGTTGCACTTGCTGTTGCAGCGATTCCAGAGGGACTTCCTGCGATTGTTACTGTTGTGCTTTCTCTTGGGACTCAAGTACTTGCTAAACGTAACGCCATTATCCGTAAATTACCAGCTGTTGAAACGCTAGGATCAACTGAAATCATTGCTTCCGATAAAACGGGTACCTTGACAATGAACCAAATGACCGTTGAAAAAGTTTATACCAACGGGACACTTCAAAGTTCATCAGCTGATATTGCCTTTGACGATAATACCCTTCGTGTGATGAACTTTGCTAATGATACTAAAGTTGATCCTTCAGGGAAGTTAATTGGTGACCCAACAGAAAAAGCTTTGGTACAGTTTGGATTAGACCACAATTTTGACGTACGTGAGGCTATGGTGGCAGAACCACGTGTGGCAGAATTGCCATTTGATTCTGACCGTAAGTTGATGTCGACCATTCATAAACAAGCTGATGGCAAATATTTCATCGCAGTTAAGGGTGCGCCCGACCAATTGTTGAAGCGTGTGACCCAGATTGAAGAAAATGGGCAAATTCGTCCTATTACTGACGCTGATAAACAAGCCATTCTTGATACCAATAAGAGTCTTGCTAAACAAGCCCTTCGAGTCTTGATGATGGCTTACAAATATTCGGATGCTCTTCCAACACTAGAAACAGAAGTTGTTGAGGCTAATCTTGTCTTCTCTGGTTTAGTAGGAATGATTGATCCTGAGCGTCCTGAAGCAGCACAGGCTGTTAAAGTAGCTAAGGAAGCTGGCATTCGTCCAATCATGATTACTGGTGACCATCAAGATACGGCAGAAGCCATTGCCAAACGTCTTGGTATTATCGAAGAAGACGGCATTGATCATGTCTTTACAGGTGCTGAACTCAACGAATTATCAGATGAAGAGTTTCAAAAAGTCTTTAAACAATATTCCGTGTATGCCCGTGTATCTCCTGAGCATAAAGTTCGTATCGTTAAGGCTTGGCAAAATGAAGGTAAAGTTGTTGCCATGACTGGTGATGGGGTTAACGATGCACCATCTCTTAAAACGGCAGATATTGGTATTGGAATGGGAATTACGGGTACAGAGGTTTCTAAAGGGGCTTCTGACATGGTTCTTGCCGATGATAACTTTGCAACCATTATTGTAGCTGTTGAAGAAGGACGTAAGGTCTTCTCAAACATTCAAAAAACAATTCAATACTTGCTTTCTGCAAACATGGCTGAAGTCTTTACCATCTTCCTTGCAACCTTGTTTGGTTGGGATGTTCTTCAACCAGTTCACTTGCTTTGGATTAACTTGGTAACAGATACGCTACCAGCTATTGCCTTAGGTGTTGAACCTGCTGAACCAGGTGTGATGAAACACAAACCTCGTGGACGTAAATCAAGCTTCTTCGATGGTGGCGTGAAGGAAGCCATTCTTTACCAAGGTGCCTTCCAAACCATGCTGGTTCTTGGGGTTTATGGTTTTGCCTTGATGTTCCCAGAACACACAAGCTACCATGATGTCCATGCAGATGCTTTGACCATGGCTTATGTGACCCTCGGTTTGATTCAGTTGGTACATGCCTACAACGTGAAATCTGTTTACCAATCCATCTTTACTGTTGGATTGTTCAAAAATAAATTATTCAACTACTCTATTCCAGTAGCGTTTGTTGCCTTAATGTCAACTGTTGTTGTGCCTGGATTTAATAAATTCTTCCACGTGACACACTTGACAATTACACAATGGTTAGTCGTTGTTATTGGAAGTCTCTTGATGGTAGTTCTTGTTGAGCTTGTCAAAGCTGTTCAGCGATCACTTGGTCAAGATGAAAAAGCAATTTAA
- a CDS encoding LacI family DNA-binding transcriptional regulator, with product MQRKVTIKDIAELAKTSKTTVSFYLNGKFDKMSEETKNRIKSTIEATNYKPSIAARSLNAKSTKLIGVVIGDITNSFSNQIVKGIESKAQEFGYQIIIGNSNYDPSREDELIEKMLNLGVDGFIIQPTSNFRKYSRIIDIKKKKVVFFDSQLYEHRTNWVKTNNYDAVYDTIQQCINKGYQHFIMITGNPSLLSTRIERASGFIDVLEANHLKYQQMIIDENQTSSEAIAQFLQTSLKNQSLIFVPNCWALPKVFTAMKALNISLPETGLVGFDNTEWTKFSSPSLTTIIQPAYEEGEQATKILIDDIEGHSKEAKQQIFDCQVNWQESTF from the coding sequence ATGCAGCGTAAAGTAACCATCAAAGATATTGCTGAATTGGCTAAAACTTCCAAAACGACAGTTTCCTTTTACTTGAACGGTAAATTTGACAAGATGTCAGAGGAAACTAAAAATCGCATTAAAAGCACGATTGAAGCTACCAACTATAAACCAAGCATTGCTGCCAGAAGTCTAAACGCCAAATCTACCAAACTCATTGGCGTGGTTATTGGTGATATTACCAATAGTTTTTCCAATCAAATTGTTAAGGGAATTGAAAGCAAAGCCCAGGAATTTGGTTACCAAATTATCATCGGAAACAGCAACTACGACCCCTCTCGCGAAGATGAACTCATTGAAAAGATGCTGAACCTCGGAGTGGATGGCTTTATCATTCAGCCTACCTCTAATTTCAGAAAATATTCTCGCATTATCGATATTAAGAAGAAAAAAGTGGTCTTTTTTGATAGCCAGCTTTACGAACATCGTACAAACTGGGTCAAAACCAATAATTATGATGCGGTTTACGATACTATTCAACAATGTATCAACAAGGGGTACCAACATTTCATCATGATTACTGGTAATCCTAGTCTCTTGAGCACACGCATTGAACGAGCTTCGGGCTTTATTGATGTCTTAGAAGCTAACCACCTTAAGTATCAACAAATGATTATCGATGAAAATCAAACCTCTTCAGAAGCAATTGCTCAATTTTTACAGACTTCTTTAAAGAATCAAAGTTTGATTTTTGTCCCTAACTGCTGGGCTCTGCCCAAGGTTTTTACAGCCATGAAAGCCCTAAATATCAGTCTACCAGAAACTGGTTTAGTAGGATTTGATAACACCGAGTGGACAAAATTCTCCTCTCCAAGTTTAACCACTATTATTCAACCAGCTTATGAAGAAGGAGAGCAAGCAACCAAGATTTTAATTGATGATATTGAGGGTCATAGCAAAGAAGCGAAACAACAGATTTTCGACTGTCAAGTTAACTGGCAAGAATCAACCTTCTGA